The Deinococcus seoulensis genome window below encodes:
- a CDS encoding FAD binding domain-containing protein: protein MRPFAYVRAQELSEAAGQPGRFLAGGTTLIDLMKLDVERPAQVTDITALPLADIAEHGGGVWIGALASMAQVADHPLIAARYPALRSALLAGASQQIRNMASMGGNVMQRTRCPYFRDTSFTACNKREPGSGCGAIEGNHRKQAILGTSDACVALHPSDASVALVAYDATLTLRGPDGEREVSLQDFNLLPGQTPHLEHDLREGELITALNLPAPPAGNGVYLKVRDRESYEFALSSCAALLDVQGGVIRAARVALGGVGTKPWRSPEAEAALTGQPAIRETFEAAARAALAGATPLEQNAFKVTLTAKVIVRALLAALAGEPADGHGDGQSTDQGGTA, encoded by the coding sequence GTGAGACCCTTCGCGTACGTCCGCGCGCAGGAGCTCAGCGAGGCGGCCGGGCAGCCCGGTCGGTTCCTGGCGGGCGGCACGACCCTGATCGACCTGATGAAACTGGACGTGGAACGCCCGGCGCAGGTGACGGACATCACGGCGCTGCCCCTGGCGGACATTGCCGAGCACGGCGGTGGCGTGTGGATCGGGGCGCTGGCGAGTATGGCGCAGGTGGCCGATCACCCGCTGATCGCGGCGCGGTACCCGGCGCTGCGCAGCGCGCTGCTGGCGGGCGCGTCGCAGCAGATCCGCAACATGGCCAGCATGGGCGGGAACGTCATGCAGCGCACCCGCTGCCCGTACTTCCGGGATACGTCGTTCACGGCGTGCAACAAGCGCGAGCCGGGGTCCGGGTGCGGCGCCATCGAAGGGAACCACCGCAAGCAGGCGATTCTGGGCACGTCGGACGCCTGCGTGGCCCTGCACCCGTCGGACGCCAGCGTGGCGCTCGTCGCGTACGACGCCACCCTGACCCTGCGCGGCCCGGACGGCGAGCGTGAGGTGAGTTTGCAGGACTTCAACCTGCTGCCCGGTCAGACGCCTCACCTGGAACACGACCTGCGGGAAGGCGAACTGATCACCGCGCTCAACCTGCCCGCCCCGCCCGCCGGGAACGGCGTGTACCTGAAGGTCCGCGACCGCGAGAGTTACGAGTTCGCGCTGAGTTCCTGCGCGGCCCTGCTGGACGTGCAGGGTGGCGTGATCCGCGCGGCCCGCGTGGCGCTGGGCGGCGTGGGCACGAAACCCTGGCGGTCCCCGGAAGCCGAGGCGGCCCTGACCGGCCAGCCCGCCATCCGTGAGACCTTCGAGGCGGCCGCCCGCGCCGCGCTGGCCGGGGCGACCCCGCTGGAGCAGAACGCCTTCAAGGTCACGCTGACCGCGAAGGTGATCGTCCGCGCGTTGCTGGCCGCACTGGCAGGCGAACCGGCCGACGGGCACGGCGACGGCCAGAGTACCGATCAGGGAGGAACCGCATGA
- the trpD gene encoding anthranilate phosphoribosyltransferase yields MMHARLMNGERLSQEDAAAFMREVMEGDMSGVRLAAALAALRVRGETAEEIAGFAQAMRENAVRVNVTPRPVLLDVVGTGGDGAHTFNISTTTAFVVAGAGVPVAKHGNRAASSRAGSADVLEALGVNLDASPEVVADAVNTLGIGFMFARNYHPALRHAAAVRSDLAARTVFNILGPLSNPAGATHLVVGVFRPELTRTLAEVLRLLGAGGATVVYGDGLDEFTVSGVNTVSGLRDGEIIDRTLHPEEVGVDLHPREAIVGGSPDENAQITRALLTGGGTPAQRDIVALNAGAALRTAGAADSIRAGVALAREVMSSGAGWDVLQRYAARTRGS; encoded by the coding sequence ATGATGCACGCCAGACTGATGAACGGCGAGCGGCTGTCGCAGGAGGACGCGGCGGCGTTCATGCGCGAGGTCATGGAGGGCGACATGAGCGGCGTGCGGCTCGCGGCGGCCCTGGCAGCCCTGCGGGTACGCGGCGAGACGGCCGAGGAGATCGCGGGCTTCGCGCAGGCCATGCGGGAGAACGCGGTGCGCGTGAACGTCACCCCCCGCCCGGTCCTGCTGGACGTGGTCGGCACCGGCGGCGACGGCGCGCACACCTTCAACATCAGCACCACGACGGCGTTCGTGGTGGCGGGCGCGGGCGTGCCGGTCGCCAAGCACGGCAACCGCGCCGCGAGCAGCCGCGCCGGCAGTGCCGACGTGCTCGAAGCGCTGGGCGTGAACCTGGACGCCAGCCCGGAGGTCGTGGCGGACGCCGTGAACACCCTGGGCATCGGGTTCATGTTCGCCCGCAACTACCACCCGGCCCTGCGGCACGCGGCGGCCGTCCGCTCGGACCTGGCGGCCAGGACGGTGTTCAACATCCTGGGGCCACTCAGCAACCCGGCGGGCGCGACGCACCTGGTGGTGGGCGTGTTCCGGCCCGAACTGACGCGCACGCTGGCCGAGGTGCTGCGCCTGCTCGGCGCGGGCGGCGCGACCGTCGTGTACGGCGACGGCCTGGACGAATTCACGGTCAGTGGCGTGAACACCGTCTCGGGCCTGCGGGACGGTGAGATCATCGACCGGACCCTGCACCCCGAGGAGGTCGGCGTGGACCTGCACCCCAGAGAGGCGATCGTGGGCGGCTCGCCCGACGAGAACGCGCAGATCACCCGCGCCCTGCTGACCGGCGGCGGCACGCCCGCCCAGCGGGACATCGTGGCGCTGAACGCCGGGGCGGCCCTGCGCACGGCGGGCGCCGCCGACTCCATCCGCGCCGGGGTGGCACTGGCCCGCGAGGTCATGAGCAGCGGGGCAGGCTGGGACGTGCTGCAACGCTACGCGGCCCGCACGCGCGGCAGCTGA
- a CDS encoding anthranilate synthase component II — protein MTTPAVPTLQTPHPAPRILLIDNYDSFTYNLVQYFGELGADLTVWRNDAFTLDEVRTLNPDAIVVSPGPCTPTEAGQSVAVIRELGPSVPTLGVCLGHQSIGEAFGAQVGRAVLPVHGKTSPVRHDGSGLFAGLRDGVTVTRYHSLVVRDLPPELVATAWTTDPDEEVVMALRHREFPVFGVQFHPESIATEGGMDMIRNFLAEVRAFHSARAARVTGAGA, from the coding sequence ATGACCACCCCCGCTGTTCCCACGCTCCAAACCCCGCACCCCGCGCCCCGCATCCTGCTGATCGACAATTACGACTCGTTCACGTACAACCTCGTGCAGTATTTCGGGGAGCTGGGCGCGGACCTGACCGTGTGGCGCAACGACGCGTTCACGCTGGACGAGGTGCGCACCCTGAACCCGGACGCGATCGTGGTGTCGCCCGGCCCGTGCACGCCCACCGAGGCGGGACAGAGCGTGGCCGTGATCCGCGAGTTGGGGCCGAGCGTGCCGACGCTGGGCGTGTGCCTGGGCCACCAGAGTATCGGGGAGGCGTTCGGGGCGCAGGTGGGCCGCGCGGTCCTGCCGGTCCACGGCAAGACCAGCCCCGTGCGGCACGACGGGTCCGGGCTGTTCGCGGGTCTGCGGGACGGGGTGACGGTCACGCGGTACCACTCGCTGGTGGTGCGGGACCTGCCGCCGGAACTGGTGGCGACCGCCTGGACGACCGACCCGGACGAGGAGGTGGTGATGGCGCTGCGGCACCGTGAATTCCCGGTGTTCGGCGTGCAGTTCCACCCGGAGAGCATCGCCACGGAGGGCGGCATGGACATGATCCGGAATTTCCTGGCGGAAGTGCGCGCGTTCCACTCGGCGCGGGCCGCGCGGGTGACGGGGGCAGGCGCATGA
- a CDS encoding (2Fe-2S)-binding protein — MSQSITPPGADRALTFTVNGERQEVHVPVQATLLDVLRERLHLTGTKKGCDHGQCGACTVHVGGQTHLSCLTLALSCEGREVTTIEGLAPAGGELHPMQAAFIEHDAFQCGYCTPGQIMSAVACVEQAQAGNADAIREFMSGNLCRCAAYPQIVAAIQDVAGQSAQGAGTAGAAQ; from the coding sequence ATGTCCCAGAGCATCACCCCGCCCGGCGCCGACCGGGCTCTTACGTTCACGGTGAACGGCGAGCGGCAGGAAGTCCATGTTCCCGTGCAGGCGACCCTGCTGGACGTGCTGCGTGAGCGGCTGCACCTGACCGGCACGAAGAAAGGCTGCGATCACGGGCAGTGCGGTGCGTGCACCGTGCATGTCGGCGGTCAGACGCACCTGAGTTGCCTGACGCTGGCCCTGAGCTGCGAGGGCCGCGAGGTCACGACCATCGAGGGCCTCGCTCCGGCGGGCGGGGAACTGCACCCGATGCAGGCGGCGTTCATCGAGCATGACGCCTTCCAGTGCGGGTACTGCACGCCGGGCCAGATCATGAGTGCCGTGGCGTGCGTGGAGCAGGCGCAGGCCGGGAACGCGGACGCCATCCGCGAGTTCATGAGCGGCAACCTGTGCCGCTGCGCGGCGTACCCGCAGATCGTGGCGGCCATTCAGGACGTGGCCGGGCAGTCCGCTCAGGGTGCAGGCACCGCCGGAGCGGCCCAGTGA
- a CDS encoding xanthine dehydrogenase family protein molybdopterin-binding subunit codes for MTAGEQKKYVGARVSRVDGPAKVRGEATFAAEHDIPGALHAVLISAACAHGRISRLDTEAARQVPGVLDVFSYQSDSWKMNKLKGYPKGPAGTSLLPFQGPEISYRGEPVALVVAQTLEAARHAALLVEIEYEQRPHHATLQAALDGPLLARKPMPPLGHSRGNAGKVLKGAGHVTERTYDTPTQHHNPMEMHAVIADWDGDERVTIYEPTQWMQSAQGTLAAALGLEAENVHVVSPFVGGGFGSKATSWPHLLVTALAARTLRRPVKLVLTRAQMFAAVGYRAATRSEYRAALDGDRISALELHAHTQTGPADLFPEQVGTVPKMLYDTPNMEFRQTLVQTNAGPNIMMRAPGEASGSFGLEVLMDELAEAAGLDPLEFRRRNHADTDPESGKPFSSKHLLECYDRAAGAFGWQDRTPEPGSMKDGDTLIGWGMATATYPVYASAATARARLHADGRIDIEAGSHDIGTGTYSILAQIAADALGTDLDRVTVKLGDSRLPKNGYSGGSRTAGSVGSAVLAAAQGLRQELVDLAVNDPESPLHGAAPIDIEAREGALHAGTRTDTLSAVLTRAGKTQHEAYREIIPNGGGQKELDALKKGQDGMIQAVTDTHARYSFGAVFVEVRVDPDFMTPRVSRIVGAFDVGQVLNAKTAESQLTGGLIWGVSAALHEQGETDPATGLLLNSNLADYHIPVNADIREVRAITLEGHPDFHTSALGARGAGELGIVGTAAAIANAIHHATGKRIRSTPITVDKLLD; via the coding sequence ATGACCGCCGGAGAGCAGAAGAAGTACGTGGGTGCGCGCGTCAGCCGCGTGGACGGCCCCGCCAAGGTGCGCGGCGAGGCCACCTTCGCCGCCGAGCATGACATCCCCGGCGCGCTGCACGCCGTCCTGATCAGCGCCGCGTGCGCGCACGGCCGCATCAGCCGCCTGGACACGGAGGCGGCGCGGCAGGTGCCGGGCGTGCTGGACGTGTTCAGTTACCAGTCGGACAGCTGGAAGATGAACAAGCTCAAGGGCTACCCGAAAGGTCCGGCCGGGACCAGCCTCCTGCCGTTCCAGGGGCCGGAGATCTCGTACCGGGGCGAGCCGGTCGCGCTGGTCGTCGCGCAGACGCTGGAAGCTGCCCGGCACGCCGCGCTGCTCGTCGAGATCGAGTACGAGCAGCGCCCGCACCACGCCACGTTGCAGGCCGCGCTGGACGGCCCGTTGCTGGCCCGCAAGCCCATGCCGCCGCTGGGGCACTCGCGCGGGAACGCCGGGAAGGTGCTCAAGGGGGCCGGTCACGTGACGGAGCGCACGTACGACACGCCCACCCAGCATCACAACCCCATGGAAATGCACGCCGTGATCGCCGACTGGGACGGCGACGAGCGCGTCACGATCTACGAACCCACCCAGTGGATGCAGTCCGCGCAGGGCACCCTGGCCGCCGCGCTGGGCCTGGAAGCCGAGAACGTGCATGTGGTCAGTCCGTTCGTGGGCGGGGGGTTCGGCAGCAAGGCGACCAGCTGGCCGCACCTGCTGGTCACGGCGCTCGCCGCGCGCACCCTGCGCCGCCCCGTGAAACTGGTCCTGACCCGCGCGCAGATGTTCGCGGCCGTCGGGTACCGCGCCGCCACCCGCAGCGAGTACCGGGCCGCGCTGGACGGCGACCGCATCAGCGCGCTGGAACTGCACGCCCACACCCAGACCGGCCCTGCCGACCTGTTCCCCGAGCAGGTCGGGACGGTCCCCAAGATGCTGTACGACACCCCGAACATGGAGTTCAGGCAGACGCTCGTGCAGACGAACGCCGGGCCGAACATCATGATGCGCGCCCCCGGCGAGGCCAGCGGCAGTTTCGGCCTGGAAGTCCTGATGGACGAACTGGCCGAAGCTGCCGGACTGGACCCCCTGGAATTCCGCCGCCGCAACCACGCCGACACCGACCCGGAAAGCGGCAAACCGTTCTCCAGCAAGCACCTGCTCGAATGCTACGACCGCGCCGCCGGGGCGTTCGGCTGGCAGGACCGCACGCCCGAACCGGGCAGCATGAAAGACGGCGACACCCTGATCGGCTGGGGCATGGCGACCGCCACGTACCCCGTGTACGCCAGCGCCGCCACCGCCCGCGCCCGCCTGCACGCCGACGGCCGCATAGACATCGAGGCCGGATCGCACGACATCGGGACCGGCACGTACTCCATCCTCGCGCAGATCGCCGCCGACGCGCTCGGCACGGACCTGGACCGCGTGACCGTGAAACTCGGGGACAGCCGCCTGCCCAAGAACGGGTACAGCGGCGGCAGCCGCACCGCAGGCAGCGTCGGCAGCGCCGTCCTGGCCGCCGCGCAGGGCCTGCGGCAGGAACTCGTGGACCTCGCCGTGAACGACCCCGAAAGCCCCCTGCACGGCGCGGCGCCCATCGACATCGAGGCGCGGGAGGGCGCGCTGCACGCCGGAACCCGCACCGACACCCTGAGCGCCGTCCTGACCCGCGCCGGGAAAACCCAGCACGAGGCGTACCGCGAGATCATCCCCAACGGCGGCGGCCAGAAGGAACTCGACGCCCTGAAAAAAGGCCAGGACGGCATGATCCAGGCCGTCACGGACACGCACGCCCGCTACTCCTTCGGCGCGGTATTCGTCGAGGTGCGGGTCGACCCGGACTTCATGACGCCCCGCGTGTCCCGAATTGTCGGCGCGTTCGACGTGGGGCAGGTCCTGAACGCCAAGACCGCCGAGAGCCAGCTGACCGGCGGCCTGATCTGGGGCGTGTCCGCCGCGCTGCACGAACAGGGCGAGACCGACCCCGCCACGGGCCTGCTGCTGAACAGCAACCTCGCCGACTACCACATTCCCGTGAACGCCGACATCCGCGAGGTCCGCGCCATCACCCTGGAAGGCCACCCGGACTTCCACACCAGCGCCCTCGGCGCGCGCGGCGCCGGTGAACTCGGCATTGTCGGCACGGCCGCCGCCATCGCCAACGCCATCCACCACGCGACCGGCAAACGCATCCGCAGCACGCCCATCACCGTGGACAAACTGCTGGACTGA